Within the Streptomyces vilmorinianum genome, the region TCACGACTCAAAGCAGGTTCTCCCGGTTGGCTCCACCGCCCGCTCTTGCTAGTGCTCGTGTACCCGGGCGGCTCGGCGGCGCGCACCACCATACTGGCCGTCGCCGCCAGGCACCCGACGGCCGGGGATCGAGCAAGGGGCATTCCGGCCGAAGTCCGGGCACCCTTCGCCGAAGCTCCACTCAAGTCGGCCTGTTCACGGGGCCGGTCGAGGAAGCCGCGACATCGTGGCACACATCACAGCGATGCCCATGCCACCGAGAATGTAGATCATCTCGACGATCCCGCCACCGAAGACCCCGTCCCCTTCCGGCCGTCCGAGGCTGAGCAGCACGATCGTGACGAGCCAGCCCACACCCGGGGCGGCGATCCCGAGCTGTGTGTCGGTGGCCCGCAGTCCGCCGTAGAAGACGCCGGCGGTGGCGAGCAGCGCGAGGATCAACCCGCCCGGGACCCAGGCGGCTTGGGCGAGCGAGCCGGCCGCTCCGACCAGCGCTCCGAGGACGAGGAAGACCGCGTACCAGACAATCCGGATACTCATGCGGTCACGCCCGCGAACAGGTCGGTCTCGCGCGCGCCCGCCGGTGCGCCCGGCGTACCACTGACCAACTGGTAGTACTCCGTGGTGAAGATCGGCTGTCCCAGATCGTTCGAGAGCGCGAAGAAGGGGCCCTCGACGGCGATTTGTGTGGCATGCGCCCGCATCGCGGCGGTCTTGCGGGCCGCGTACGCCGTGCCGCCGTCGATCTCGGCAGTGATGAGGGACTCCTCGACCACGCCCGGTACGTCGCCGACGTCGGCGATGCCGGGGAAGCCGGCGCCCTCGGCGCGCAGCCGGGCGAAGGCGGCCTCGGCGACCGGGCGCGGGACCCGGTTCCAGTAGATCTTCGCGATCGCGTGCGCCGGGCCGAGCTCGGGACGGTACGAGGCGTCCGCCGCCAGCTCCGCGGCGCGCATGGCGACGCGGTGGGCCTGGATGTGGTCGGGGTGGCCGTAGCCGCCGTCGGGGTCGTAGGTCACCAGGACCTGCGGGCGGGTCTCGCGGATCACCTCGACGAGGTACGGGGCGGCGGTGTCGACGTCCGTGTTCCAGAAGGCGTTCTCGCGCCGGTTCTGCTCGACTCCCATCATTCCGGAGTCGCGGAAGCGGCCGGGGCCGCCGAGGAAGCGGTGGTCGGTGACGCCGAGTTCCTTCATCGCGTCGGCGAGCTCGCCGACGCGATGGTCGCCCAGCCGGTCCTCCCGGTCGGGTGCGAGGTGGGCGAGCTCGGGCGGGATGACCTCGCCCTCCTCGCCGAGCGTGCAGGTCACCAGGGTGACCTGGGCGCCCTCGGCCGCGTACCTGGCCATCGTGGCGCCGTTGTTGATCGACTCGTCGTCCGGGTGCGCGTGCACCAGGAGCAGACGACGGGCTGGGAGAACCGTCATGGCCCCACCCTACGAGGCGGGGCCGGGATCGGGACGCCGGCCCGACAGTCGGCCCGGCAGGTCAGAACTTGAGGCCGCCGATCATGCCCGCCACATTCGTGGTGAGGGTGCTGATGGACGGGGCGATGGACGAGCTCGCCAGGTAGAAGCCCAGGAGCGCGCAGACCGCCGCATGTCCAGCCTTGAGCCCGGATTTCCGGATCAGCAGGAAGACGACGATCGCCAGCAGCACCACCGCCGAAATCGAGAGTGCCACGGCGGTTCACCTCCACACTTCTTCGGTTGGATATTCGGACGGTCAGGTCGGCGAGCATGTGCCAGATGTCAGGTGTCCCCTACCCACCTAGCGCTACGGATCATAACTATGTGTGGCTCCGCATTGATGGTGTACGGGGGCACAGGGGGGCGCACAGCGCTAGGTTCGGTCGCATGACCTCCAGGCAACAGCGGTCGTTCCCGCTCTCGTTCCCTCGTCAGTACGCCCGGACGCAGCGCTTCACCCTGGGCGTCCCCCGTGCGTTCACGGTCTCCCCCGACGGTGAGCGGGTGGTGTTCCTGCGCTCGGCTTCGGGCACGGACCGCTCGCACGCGCTCTGGGTCCTCGATCTCGAAGGCCGCGAGGGCGAGCCCGAGGAGCGGCTCGCGGCCGACCCGGAGACGCTGCTCGCGGGCGCGGCCGAGGAGTTGTCGGCCGAGGAGCGGGCCCGGCGGGAACGGAGCCGGGAGGGCTCGGGCGGGATCGTGGCCTACGCGGTGGACAGCGCCGTGGAGTTGGCGGCGTTCGCGCTCTCGGGGCGGCTGTTCGCGGCGGAGCTGCGGGCCGGGACCGCGCGGGAGCTCGAGGTGCCCGGGCCGGTGATCGACCCGCGGCCGTCGCCGGACGGGCGGCACGTGGCCTACGTGGCGAAGGGCGCGCTGCGGGTGACGGGCGCGGACGGGGAGGGGGACCGGGCGCTCGCGGAGCCGGAGGACGCGCACACCACGTACGGTCTCGCGGAGTTCGTCGCGGCCGAGGAGATGGGGCGCTCCCGGGGCTACTGGTGGTCACCGGACTCGGAACGGCTGCTGGTGGCGCGGGCGCACGACCGTGCGGTGCGGCGGTGGTGGATCTCGGACCCGGCGCATCCGGACCGCGAGCCGCAGGTGGTGGCGTATCCGGCGGCGGGGACGCCGAACGCGGACGTGTGGCTCTACGTGGTGGATCTGGCTGGTGAGCGGACGGAGGTCACGTGGGACCGGGAGCGGTATCCGTATCTGGCCCGGGTGCACTGGTCGGCGGACGGGGCTCCGCTGATTCTCGTACAGGCGCGTGACCAGCGGACTCAGCTGCATCTGGCGGTGGACACGACGACCGGGGCGACCCGGACGGTGCATGTGGACGAGGACCCGGTGTGGCTGGAGCTGCTGCCGGGGGTGCCGGCCTGGGCTCCGGACGGGCGGCTGGTCCGTATCGCCGACGAGGGGGGCGCCCGGGTCCTTGCGGTCGGGGACCGGGCGCTGACGGGTGGGGCGCTCCACCTCAGAAGCGTCCTCGACATCGGGGAGAACGACGTCCTGGTGGCGGCGTCGGCCGGCGAGGAGGCGGCGGAGCCGGAGACCGGGGAGATCCATGTCTACCGGGTCAACGAGCTGGGCGTGGAGCGGGTCTCGGAGGGGGTCGGGGTGCATTCGGCGGTGCGCGGCGGGGCGGTGACCGTGCTGTCCTCCGCCCGGCCCGACACGCCGGGGAGCGTCGCGCGGGTGCTGCGCGACGGCGAGCAGGTGGCGGTGATCGCCTCGCACGCGGAGACTCCGGTGCTCTCCGCCAGGGTGCGCCTCCTGGAGGGGGGCGCACGGCGGATTCCGTGCGCCGTCCTGCTCCCCTCGGGGTACGGGGAAGGTGACGGACTTCTCCCGGTCCTGATGGATCCGTACGGCGGTCCGCACGGCCAGCGGGTGGTCGCCGCGCACAACCCGCATCTGACGTCACAGTGGTTCGCCGACCAGGGCTTCGCGGTGATCGTGGCCGACGGGCGCGGCGCGCCCGGCCGGTCCCCCGCCTGGGAGAAGGCGATCCGGGACGATCTGACGCCGACCCTCGACGACCAGATCGAGGCGCTGCACGCGCTGGCGAAGGACTTCCCGCTCGATCTGGGGCGGGTGGCGATCCGGGGCTGGTCGTACGGCGGTTATCTCGCCGCGCTCGGGGTGCTGCGGCGGCCGGATGTGTTCCACGCCGCGATCGCGGGGGCGCCGGTGACCGACTTCCGGCTGTACGACACGCACTACACGGAGCGGTATCTGGGGATGCCGCAGGACGGTCCGGAGGTGTACGCGGCGAACTCGCTCGTCACCGACGACGGTCTCTCGGCGCCGGAGGACCCGGCGCGGCCGCTGATGATCATCCATGGTCTGGCGGACGACAACGTGGTGATGGCCCATACGCTGCGGCTGTCCTCGGCGCTGCTCGCGGCGGGGCGGCCCCATGAGGTGCTGCCGCTGACGGGCGTGACGCACATGACGCCGCAGGAGCAGGTGGCGGAGAACCTGCTCCTGCTCCAGGTGGAGTTCCTGAGGCGCTCGCTGGGACTGGCCCCGTAGGTCACGTAGGCCCGTAGGTCACGTAGGTCCGTAGGTCACGTAGGCCCGTAGGTCACGTAGGTCCGTTGGTCGCATGCGTCACGGCGCTCACCAGCCGGGCGGGCGCGGGGAGGGCGGGGCGGGAGCCAGGGCCGGGGTGCCGGGCGGGGCGGGCGCGACCCGGCGCTCGCCCGGCGCCGCCAGGACGGCGAGCACGGCGGCTCCGGCGAGCATCTCGAACAGCGAGGTGAGGAAGGTGAGTTGCTGGACGCCGGAGAGGTCGGGGAAGCGCGCGAAGAGCTCGTACCGTACGGCCACGGCGACGCCCATGAGTCCCCCGCCCCACAGCAGCGCCCCGGCGACGAGGCCGAGCGGGCGGGAGTACGGGGGCCGGGCGAACGCGCTGCCGGCGGCGGTCAGCAGGAGCAGGACGAGGACGGCGCTGAGCCAGCCGGGCGGGGGTGCGAGCAGCGGCGCGAGCAGGGAGCGGCCGCCGGTGTACCGGTCGACGGTGACCTCGGCGGGGAACTCGAGCGCCCAGTGGACCTCCCAGGCCGTCCAGGCGAGGCCGGCGGCCAGCAGGAGGACGCCGGCGGCGACGGCGGGTCCGGGGCGCGGGCGGGCCGGGAGGGGCTCGTACGTGGAATCGGCGGGCCGGCGGCCGACGGCGGCGGTCACGAGGAGGGCCGCGGCGAGGGCGAGGTCGACGAGCGTGGTGACGAGGGCGGCCGTGCCGGCGGACGTGGCCCAGAGTCCGGGGATCCGCAGCGCGAGCGTGACGGCCCCGGAGGCGGCGAGGGCGGAGGCGGCGAGCGGGGAGCGGAGGGCGGCGACGGCGGTGGCGAGGTGGACGAGGAGGAGGAGCGGGTCGAGCCCGGAGGTGGCGGTCCGGCTCTGCAGGAGGAAGCGGTGATCGCCGGCCCATAACCAGGCGAGTTCGGCGGGCGATCCGGTGGCGGCGAGATCCCGGACGATCCAGACGGCGGCGGTCAGGGCGAGCGCGACGGAGAGGGCGGCGCCGGTGAGACGTGCTGCGCGAGTCACTGTCACGAAGCCGATACTCACGGTTGCGTCCGCCCGAAACAAGCGGTTCCGCATATGCGGGCGGGGTGTGTGCCCGTCACGTACGAACGCCGGTCCGGCGAGTGAACCGAATGGGGTCCCCCACCGAAGGTAGGGGGAGCGCCGGGGGAACAGCCCCGAGCGCGCGCAGCCCCCGGAGGGACGGGGCGCCCTGGCGAGTGAGCCGAAGGGGCGCGCGTGCGTCGAAAGGGAGAACGCGCGGAGGTCCCGAGGAACGAGGGATCGAGCACGATCGACCGTCGACGCACGCACAAGGCGCCCCGGAGGTGAACCGAGCCGAAAGAAAGCGGGGCGGGCGGCCGGCCGGGACGACATGGCGCGTCCCGGCCGGCCTACGGCACCCGCACGGCCGTACGCTGTCGAGCTTGGCGTGTTCGTATATCGGAGTGGGGTCGGCCAAGTTGCCTGCGCGTTAAGCCGCTTACTCCGGCTCCTCCGGCTCCTCCTCCGTCGGGACCACCTGCTTCTCCTCCGCGAAGTGGCAGGCGGAGTCGTGCTTCGCCGGGGAGTCCGTCAGCCGGAAGACCGCCGGAACGGCCAGCAGGGGGACCTCCAGCGCGCACCGTTCCTGCGCCTTCCAGCAGCGGGTGCGGAAGCGGCAGCCGGAGGGGATGTTGGCCGGGGAGGGCACGTCGCCGCTGAGGATGATGCGCTCGCGGTGCTCCCGGGCGTCCGGGTCGGGCACCGGGACCGCCGAGAGCAGCGCCTGGGTGTAGGGGTGCGTCGGGTGGTCGTAGATCTCCGCGTCCGTGCCGATCTCGATGATCCGGCCGAGGTACATGACGCCGACCCGGTCGGAGATGTGCCGGACGATCGACAGGTCGTGCGCGATGAAGACGAAGCTGAGCGAGAACTCGTCCTGGAGCTTCGCCAGGAGGTTCACCACCTGGGCCTGGACGGAGACGTCGAGCGCCGAGACCGGCTCGTCGGCGACGATGATCTCCGGCTGGAGGGCCAGGCCGCGGGCGATGCCGATGCGCTGGCGCTGGCCGCCGGAGAACTGGTGCGGATAGCGGTTGATGTACT harbors:
- a CDS encoding DUF6113 family protein, which gives rise to MSIRIVWYAVFLVLGALVGAAGSLAQAAWVPGGLILALLATAGVFYGGLRATDTQLGIAAPGVGWLVTIVLLSLGRPEGDGVFGGGIVEMIYILGGMGIAVMCATMSRLPRPAP
- the mshB gene encoding N-acetyl-1-D-myo-inositol-2-amino-2-deoxy-alpha-D-glucopyranoside deacetylase; translated protein: MTVLPARRLLLVHAHPDDESINNGATMARYAAEGAQVTLVTCTLGEEGEVIPPELAHLAPDREDRLGDHRVGELADAMKELGVTDHRFLGGPGRFRDSGMMGVEQNRRENAFWNTDVDTAAPYLVEVIRETRPQVLVTYDPDGGYGHPDHIQAHRVAMRAAELAADASYRPELGPAHAIAKIYWNRVPRPVAEAAFARLRAEGAGFPGIADVGDVPGVVEESLITAEIDGGTAYAARKTAAMRAHATQIAVEGPFFALSNDLGQPIFTTEYYQLVSGTPGAPAGARETDLFAGVTA
- a CDS encoding prolyl oligopeptidase family serine peptidase; translated protein: MTSRQQRSFPLSFPRQYARTQRFTLGVPRAFTVSPDGERVVFLRSASGTDRSHALWVLDLEGREGEPEERLAADPETLLAGAAEELSAEERARRERSREGSGGIVAYAVDSAVELAAFALSGRLFAAELRAGTARELEVPGPVIDPRPSPDGRHVAYVAKGALRVTGADGEGDRALAEPEDAHTTYGLAEFVAAEEMGRSRGYWWSPDSERLLVARAHDRAVRRWWISDPAHPDREPQVVAYPAAGTPNADVWLYVVDLAGERTEVTWDRERYPYLARVHWSADGAPLILVQARDQRTQLHLAVDTTTGATRTVHVDEDPVWLELLPGVPAWAPDGRLVRIADEGGARVLAVGDRALTGGALHLRSVLDIGENDVLVAASAGEEAAEPETGEIHVYRVNELGVERVSEGVGVHSAVRGGAVTVLSSARPDTPGSVARVLRDGEQVAVIASHAETPVLSARVRLLEGGARRIPCAVLLPSGYGEGDGLLPVLMDPYGGPHGQRVVAAHNPHLTSQWFADQGFAVIVADGRGAPGRSPAWEKAIRDDLTPTLDDQIEALHALAKDFPLDLGRVAIRGWSYGGYLAALGVLRRPDVFHAAIAGAPVTDFRLYDTHYTERYLGMPQDGPEVYAANSLVTDDGLSAPEDPARPLMIIHGLADDNVVMAHTLRLSSALLAAGRPHEVLPLTGVTHMTPQEQVAENLLLLQVEFLRRSLGLAP
- a CDS encoding ABC transporter ATP-binding protein yields the protein MAEPILEVRDLHKHYPLTQGVIFKKQVGAVKAVDGVDFDLAAGETLGIVGESGCGKSTVAKMLVNLESPTSGSIRYKGDDITKLAPRALRAVRRNIQMVFQDPYTSLNPRMTVGDIIGEPYEIHPEVAPKGDRRRKVQDLLDVVGLNPEYINRYPHQFSGGQRQRIGIARGLALQPEIIVADEPVSALDVSVQAQVVNLLAKLQDEFSLSFVFIAHDLSIVRHISDRVGVMYLGRIIEIGTDAEIYDHPTHPYTQALLSAVPVPDPDAREHRERIILSGDVPSPANIPSGCRFRTRCWKAQERCALEVPLLAVPAVFRLTDSPAKHDSACHFAEEKQVVPTEEEPEEPE